A genome region from Marinitoga hydrogenitolerans DSM 16785 includes the following:
- a CDS encoding ATP-binding protein, whose protein sequence is IGYLPIDTDASNLFFQLISKRYEKHSTIITTNMPFSSWGEIFGSPVLAQAILDRLLHHSHVISIKGESYRLKEKMDFFANSVSNS, encoded by the coding sequence AAATAGGATATTTGCCAATTGATACAGATGCTTCAAACTTATTTTTTCAATTAATATCAAAAAGATACGAAAAACACAGTACAATAATTACAACAAATATGCCATTTTCAAGTTGGGGTGAAATATTTGGTTCTCCAGTTTTAGCTCAAGCTATATTAGACAGATTATTACATCATTCTCATGTTATTTCAATTAAAGGTGAATCTTACAGACTAAAAGAAAAAATGGATTTTTTTGCTAATTCTGTTTCTAATTCTTAA